The DNA segment GCGTTTGATTTCACCTCTGAGACATCGTAGTCACTGACGGTGGCGGTCGTAGTTTCGATCGTTGTTGGGTCTGCGGTCGTGGTTTCGACAGTAGTCTCGGGTACCGTACTCGTCTGTGGATTCGTTGTCGAGCCGCTCGTGTTTTCGTCGCTGCTACCTGTGCAGCCTGCGAGCGGGAGAGCCGTTGCGGCTGTAAGACTGATGTACTTACGTCTATTCATACGTAAGCGAACACATATTTGGTTTAAAAACTTACTGATTGAGTGATATACAGTGATCCGCTAGGTACTCGTTCTTGACGTCGGTGATTAGTTAGCTGTCGGAACCGTCGCCTTCTTTGGATTTCCCTCCATGTCATGGCCCTCTTGTTCGAGACGCTGTCTGACTGCCTCCCGAATCCACGCTGCACGACTGTCCCCGTAGCCTAGCTGCCCGTCGATTTTTTCGACCATGTCTCCAGGCATCGGTACCGTGACGTCCTTTCGGTTCTCCATACCTGCCCCAATCCACCGTGGTTATTTAATAACTGGCCACGTGGTAACGTGGTTAATAACCACAACAACTATATCAGGTTAGTGGGAACGTGGTAACGTGGCAACAATGAGGCGTATCAGTGTCGGGGTGTCCATGCCCCAAGAACTCATCGACAAAATCGACGCCCACCGCGACGCCTCCAGCGAAAGCCGGTCGGAGTACATTCGCGACGCGGTCAAACAGCGGATGGCAGAGGAGGATGCGGAAAACGGAGCGTGACGCCTGAGACGATAGGATAGGCTACTGAGTAATCGAATTGCCCGGCGTGTCACCAGCACGACCGGGCACAACACCGAGAATGCATGTTCACTTTCACCCGCAGTCGGTATAGTTACCCGGCGGCTAACCGCCAGTATTGGCGGCTTATACCGTCCATAAGCGCTGCTTTCTCCCCCGGACTGAGCGCGTTCACTTTCATTCCGGGGGAGAAAGACGTTTTTTGTAGAGTATGCCGTCAGACATGGATAACATGTCTCAAACAAAGACGGTCACCATCAGTCGAACAGGCCCCGGCCGCTACCGGTACGTCTGCCCGAACGGGCACTCGGACTGGGATCGCACCAACAACCACATCTGGTGCCGCGGCTGCAGGCGACAAGCCGAGAACGGCGTCGACGTCAACGCCGAACACTGGGAGATCCACGACAAGAAAACCGGCCGCACCATCCCCTGGAGCGCAATCCAGATCGAATAGTACCGCCTCGACTGCGACTCACCACGCCCAGACGCCGACCAGTCTGCCAGGACACTCGGCGCCCGGGCGCAGGTCGCGGTCCCGTACTACCCAGCTGAAAGCAGACTAGACGGAACCATGATAGACTCAGACGCAGACGCGCTTAAAGACGACGCCACCGCATCGACCACCGACCAGACCCCGATCGACGACTACACGCGCTTCCAGATCGACCTGCTCACGGTTATCGCCGGCTACGAAACCGGCCAGTATCAGAACAACCGCCACAGTGGAGAGTGCCCGCACGGCCTCGCCATCAAGGACGAGCTCGACGACCGCTACCAGGACACCGAGATTCATCACGGCCGGCTCTACCCGAACCTCGATACGCTGGTCAACCGCGGGCTCGTCGAGAAGGCCGAGCACGACCGCCGCACCAACCAGTACCAGCTGACCAACGCCGGCTGGAAGTTCCTCCAGCAGCGCGCCGAGTGGATGGTCGCGTGCCTTGACGGCGGTGACCGATGATGACGGACACCGACGAGGGCGGGTTCGTGAAGCACCAGAAGGGCTACTACGGGGCAGCCGCGCTAAACGCGCCAGCGTTCACCATCTACCAGAGCGGGAGCGGCCGGTTCAACGCGGCCGCCTGCGAAGAGTTCCTCGACGACGTCGACGCGATCACGTACTACACGAACACGGCGACGGGCGAACTCGGCATCGGCTTCGGTGGCAGCGACGACGCCTACAAGCTCACCCACCAGTCGAGCGGCGGCGCGGAGTGCTCGATGCGCTCCGTCCTCAACACCTACGGCGTCCGCGTCGACGACCTCGTCCAGGAGGTGGACGCCTGATGCCGACGGTCACCGTCGAAAGCTACGGCGACCTCCTCGCCGACCGGGAGCTCGACCTCGTCGCTGCGGACACCCTCGCCAGCGTCCTCCCGACGAGCGACGGGCAGGTCGCGTTCTGGCTTCCCGGCTGGCTCGCCGAAGAGAAGGTCCTCGAACACGCGGGCAAGAGCGACCACGTCTTCGTCGCCGAGCGAGTCGTCGAGCGCGAGACCGAGAACGCCATCTACGCCCGCCAAGGAAGGGCCGGCGACTGGATTCCGAAGAGCGTCGCCCGCATCTACCACGCCCCCGATGGCGCGGAGATCGTCTCCGCGCAGGCGAGTCTTGCGGACTCGACGGAGGGATCTGCGTGACGCGATGCGAGCGCTGCGGCACCGACGCCCAGGAGACCAAGCGCATCATCTGCAACGGCCGAGTCTGGGGCGTCTTCTGTTTCGGCTGCCACGACGTGCTAGCCGACATCCTGCTCGCGGAGTGGCCGGTCGCCCCCGGAGCAGTCCTCTATGAAGATCGCCCCGACACGCCCGATTTCCAGCGACGACTCCACCACGTTGTTGCCCGCCGCATCGACCCCGATACCGGCGAGCAGTACGTCGTGATCGAGGATGGGACCCACACTACTCGGATGCACTACCATATCGAGGACGTGTTCGGGGACTTCGCTCCCGCTGGCTGGCAGTGGGCAACCTCGGAAAAGCCGACGTACCACCTCACTCGCGAGTGCGGCGTGTACGACGAGACCGATCCGATGATGGACGTCATCGAGAACGCGCGAGCGAACGGTGATTCGACATGAGCAAAGCACCGAGTATCTCCCCCACTGACGACCCCCAAGACACCGACGAGAACTGGATCGAAGAGCACCGCGAAGAAATCGAACGAGAGGCAAACAGCGACGCTCCCGACGCCTGGGTGTTCGAGCGCCTCCTTCAGTCCGTCGAGGACTCCGAGGACGGTGATTCCTCGTGAGCGCCGAGCGCGCTCGGGTCCGCGTCGAGGCGCCGGAGGACGAACGCCCGGAACTCTCGGCGAGACATGTCTTCGATGCTCGCCATCCCCTCCGCGAGGTCGCTGACCGCGTCGCCCTTGAGCTCGCGTGTCTCGGGACTCGCAGCTTCCCCACAGCGTGGACAGTAGCCATGGTGCGGGGCGAGGAGCTCTCGGCAGTTCCCGCACGGGCGTCGTTCCTGCTCGAGCGCGTTGGCGTCGTCCGTCTCGACGATGCCGGCCTTCGCGAAGATGGAGTCGTTGTGCTGCTCGCCGGAGATGTGC comes from the Halorussus vallis genome and includes:
- a CDS encoding ribbon-helix-helix domain-containing protein; this translates as MENRKDVTVPMPGDMVEKIDGQLGYGDSRAAWIREAVRQRLEQEGHDMEGNPKKATVPTAN
- a CDS encoding ribbon-helix-helix protein, CopG family, whose protein sequence is MPQELIDKIDAHRDASSESRSEYIRDAVKQRMAEEDAENGA
- a CDS encoding PadR family transcriptional regulator, yielding MDDYTRFQIDLLTVIAGYETGQYQNNRHSGECPHGLAIKDELDDRYQDTEIHHGRLYPNLDTLVNRGLVEKAEHDRRTNQYQLTNAGWKFLQQRAEWMVACLDGGDR
- a CDS encoding DUF3261 domain-containing protein, which encodes MTRCERCGTDAQETKRIICNGRVWGVFCFGCHDVLADILLAEWPVAPGAVLYEDRPDTPDFQRRLHHVVARRIDPDTGEQYVVIEDGTHTTRMHYHIEDVFGDFAPAGWQWATSEKPTYHLTRECGVYDETDPMMDVIENARANGDST